In one Lolium rigidum isolate FL_2022 chromosome 3, APGP_CSIRO_Lrig_0.1, whole genome shotgun sequence genomic region, the following are encoded:
- the LOC124696671 gene encoding aspartic proteinase Asp1-like, whose protein sequence is MWALVIAHLLVLLPLLQASVEFELHGNVYPDGYFYVVMNVGEPAKPYFLDVDTGSPVTWLECDFPCQSPKHGPNDMYKPGPSNMVSCEDDRCVALHKDLRAVHDCSKNPDRCDYKVRYVEESSTGVLLADKFSLPTSIENRPNLAFGCGYNQKGGQDQAIPLDGVLGISGGTGDFTSQLKQQGIITENVVGHCISIYGGGFLYFGGDSNMVPTSGITWLAMAQRIGTYYTPGEATLNLNVQQEYPVSMKPMRTIFDSGTTYTYVHMTTYARLINAVGITLQSSSLKRVYDTALPVCWKDIEPIRSVDDVKNKFQPLDLTFGHGDNQVTLEIPPENYIIVSESGNVCLGILNGSQKGLQELNLIGGIAMQNHIVIYDNERQQIGWVRSSCDGMPGHAPLIGSRL, encoded by the exons CTACTTCTACGTTGTCATGAACGTTGGGGAACCCGCGAAGCCCTACTTCCTGGACGTCGACACTGGCAGCCCCGTCACATGGCTGGAGTGTGACTTCCCCTGCCAGAGCCCCAAACAT GGGCCAAACGACATGTACAAGCCAGGACCGAGCAACATGGTGTCCTGTGAAGACGACCGCTGCGTCGCGTTGCACAAGGACCTGCGCGCCGTGCACGACTGCAGTAAGAACCCAGACCGATGCGACTACAAGGTAAGATACGTGGAGGAGTCATCCACAGGCGTGCTCCTCGCAGACAAGTTCTCCCTCCCAACAAGCATTGAGAACCGACCCAACCTCGCGTTCGG CTGTGGTTACAACCAAAAAGGTGGCCAAGATCAGGCGATCCCGTTGGACGGTGTCCTCGGCATCTCCGGGGGAACGGGTGACTTCACCTCGCAGCTAAAGCAGCAAGGGATTATCACCGAGAATGTCGTGGGCCATTGCATCAGCATCTATGGCGGTGGCTTCCTCTACTTTGGGGGCGACAGCAACATGGTGCCCACTTCCGGTATAACCTGGCTTGCCATGGCTCAGAGAATCGG GACTTACTACACACCTGGCGAAGCAACACTGAACCTCAATGTGCAACAGGAATACCCGGTGAGCATGAAACCAATGAGGACAATCTTTGACAGCGGTACCACATACACCTACGTGCATATGACCACATACGCTCGCCTTATTAACGCG GTTGGAATCACTCTCCAGAGTTCGTCACTTAAAAGAGTGTATGATACTGCGCTGCCTGTATGCTGGAAAGACATAGAACCAATTCGATCCGTTGACGACGTCAAGAATAAATTCCAGCCACTTGATCTGACCTTTGGCCATGGTGACAACCAGGTCACCCTGGAGATCCCTCCAGAAAACTATATTATTGTCTCG GAAAGTGGGAATGTGTGCTTGGGCATCCTCAATGGATCACAGAAAGGTCTGCAGGAACTGAACCTTATTGGAG GTATTGCAATGCAAAATCATATAGTGATATATGATAATGAGAGACAACAGATCGGGTGGGTCCGCTCGTCGTGCGATGGAATGCCGGGTCATGCGCCTCTCATCGGGTCGCGTCTGTGA